The proteins below are encoded in one region of Phaseolus vulgaris cultivar G19833 chromosome 1, P. vulgaris v2.0, whole genome shotgun sequence:
- the LOC137815654 gene encoding uncharacterized protein, with protein MIICMIAFGLNLLRTVPTRSNCISESQPQKERRRQELMEYLVHIEESRHIIRMGPKAFIKLCERIRGTGLVKDAYRSTVEEQVAKFLHIIGHNVKNRSVSFFFHRSGETVSRHFHNVLSAILKLEGEFLIQPNGTVVEPHILNNSRFFPYFKDCLGAIDGSHVCVKVARADAPRFRGRKDWPTQNIFAACDFDMKFTYVLAGWEGTASDSRILKDALVRDDPLVIPED; from the exons ATGATTATTTGTATGATTGCTTTTGGATTGAATTTGTTACGCACGGTGCCTACTAGAAGCAACTGTATCAGTGAGTCTCAACCACAAAAAGAGCGTCGCAGACAAGAATTGATGGAGTACTTGGTTCACATTGAAGAATCTCGTCACATTATTCGCATGGGACCGAAAGCTTTCATTAAATTATGTGAACGAATACGGGGAACTGGACTTGTTAAAGATGCATATCGATCAACCGTGGAAGAACAAGTAGCGAAATTTCTGCACATTATTGGGCATAATGTGAAGAATCGAAGTGTGTCATTCTTTTTCCATCGGTCTGGAGAAACAGTTTCCCGtcactttcataatgttttgaGTGCAATTTTAAAGTTGGAGGGGGAATTCTTAATTCAACCAAATGGAACGGTTGTAGAACCACACATCCTTAACAACAGTCGATTTTTCCCCTACTTTAAG GATTGTTTAGGGGCCATAGATGGGAGTCATGTATGTGTTAAGGTTGCACGTGCTGATGCACCTCGTTTTCGAGGGAGAAAAGATTGGCCAACCCAAAACATATTTGCAGCCTGTGACTTTGACATGAAGTTCACATATGTCTTAGCCGGTTGGGAAGGAACTGCCTCCGATTCAAGGATATTGAAAGATGCTTTGGTACGAGATGATCCTTTGGTTATTCCAGAAGATTAG